The Dioscorea cayenensis subsp. rotundata cultivar TDr96_F1 chromosome 8, TDr96_F1_v2_PseudoChromosome.rev07_lg8_w22 25.fasta, whole genome shotgun sequence genome segment TCAAGCTTCAATCTCTGATCTTTCGGCACATGCATGTATGCCTTGCATCCAAAGATTCTAAGATGTGAATATGTGGGATCACATCCCTTCCATGCTCTCTTGGGAATGTCAAGACCCAAAGGAATAGATGGAGAACGGTTGATCAAATAAACTGTAGTTTTCACTGCCTCTGACTAAAATGATTTAGGTAGATCAGACATCTTCAACATACATCTCACTTTCTCCACAATGGTTCTGTTCATCCTCTCTACAACACCATTATGTTGTGGGGTGCCAGGAACTGTCTTCACATGTCGAATTCCTTGCTGTGAACAATAATTCTCAAACTCATGTGAAGTATACTCACCACCATTATCAGAACGGAGGCACTTCAATTTTCTTTCCGTCTCCCTTTCCAGCATAGCATgaaatttttggaatgtctcaaaCACTTGGCTCTTGGTCTTCAACATGTAAACCCAAGTTTTTCTAGTAGAATCATCAATGAAGGTAACAAAATATTTGTTGCTACCATTTGACTCCACCTCAATGGGACCACAGACATCGGAGTGCACAAGCTCCAGCTTAGCTTGCCTCCTAATAGACTTCCTAGCAAAAGAAGCTCTATGCTGCTTTCTTGCCAGACAATGATCACAAGGGTCAAGAGCAACTGTAGTATCAATAGGAATGAGAGATTTACCTACTAGACATTTTAAACCCTTGTCACTCATGTGTCCCAATCTTCGGTGCCACAAATTAGGAGAATTCTTATCTTCCACTGCATTAATTTCATCAgaacatacactcaaatatgtCTTGTACAAAGAGCAACACAACTCGCATCGTGTAACTGTTATAGAACCTTTGGACAGTTTCCACTTGCCATTTCCAAAGGTGTGTCGGAAGCCTTCTTGATCAAGCACATTAGCAGAGAGCAAATTAAGGCGTAGATCAGGAATATGGCGCACATCTTTCAATGTAATTATGCATCCAATACTAGTCTTCACACGAATACCACCTAAACCAACAATGCTTGCTGAGCTCTGGTTACTCATCTTAACACTACCAAAATCACCAGCTTGGTAGTTCATGAAGTACTCCCTTCTAGGAACACAATGGTATGAAGCACCTATATCTACAAGCCACTCTGAGTCTGAACTATCAACATGATAACACTCAAAAGTTGCACAAATCAAAGTAACATCATCATCACTCTTAGAAGCTGTTGCTGCAGTGTTTTTGCCATCTTCCTCTTTATGTGAGCCATTCTTCTTCCTCTGTTCCCTTTTCAGACGGAAACAATACTTCTTTATATGACCAGGCTTCTTGCAATAATGGCATGTAGTCACATTCTTCCCATCACTGGACTTGGACCTGGTCCTTGGGTTATTGTGGCTTTTGAAACCCCTACTCTTGCTTCTTTCTCTGTTCTCAACAACAAGAGCTTGTGAATTATCAACTCCCATCTCCTTTCTTCTGATTTCCTCATTAAACATGCCTTCTTTGATGACATCCAAAGATAGAACACCATCCGGAGCAGAATTACTAATAGTCACAACCAAGGTTTCCCAACTGTCTGACAAAGAACTCAATAGAAACAAAGCCTGTAACTCATCATCAAGACAAATTTTCATGGTAGTCAACTTGTTAATAATATCCTGGAAGTCACTAAGATGCTCAGAAACGGACTTCCCACctttcaatttcaaattaacaagttttttaatcaaagaagCTTTATTATGAGCAGTCTTCCGCTAATAAAGACCTCCAAATTTCTTCCACAAATCATATGGGTCAGACTCTTGTGACACATGGTTGAAAATGCTAATATCAACCCATTGCCAAATAGTCCCCATAGCCTTTCTTTTCAACTTTATCCATTCTTTCTCTTCCATCTTATCCGGTTTAGATGGTTTAGAAACACTACCATCAGAATTGGTGACAGTTTTAATTGGGTCATACAAGTCCTTGCAATATAACAAGTCTTCCATCATAGGTCTCCAAATAGAATAATTAGTTGATGTCAATTTTACCATCGAATGGCTACTACTCGACTCTATCATGTGACAAATTAAACCTTGCTCTGATACCAACTTGTAAAGATCACCAGAGGTCTCTACGACATTCACAAAGTCAAACAATCAAGACaaccaaccaattaaacaattcaatcaacccataataaataacaaacagCACACACTAATTTATATGTGAAAAACCCCTTCGATGTGAAGGATAAAAACCACAGGACCTTTCAAGGAGCCCACCCTTTACTTCTCTTATTGATAAATTAAGGGAAAAAGAACCCCAAATCAGTCAACAAAGGATTCACAACCCACCAACAAACTCTAAGAacaataagagatcaagatagAGCAAAAAAGTGTAGAAATCACCCAAAAACTGCTGGTCTGTTAAAACTACATTTCTGACCAAACCAGAGCACTTGAGGACCATCCGACCGTTCAAAATGAAGCCCTTCTTGTCAGGAACAAGATGGCCATGTTTGAGCAAAATCGGACCACGGGAGCACCTCCTATCGTGGAGTTGATCAAAACTGCACACATAAAACCGAGAATAACAAACCCCTCTTaagctctctctcttttcttctttgattgccgTTCGCCTTTCTGATGTTGTACAACCAAAACCAAATAATACAATCCCACAAAAGAAAATTCTCTTGGAAACCCTAATATCAATGCCAAATGGACCCAAGAAATAAGACATAACAAGTCCAACATAAAGCcccaacataaacaacaaaagcaatatgaaATATTGCAAATATGGGCTGGACCCATAACATGAGATGCCACGTCACATTATATTAAAGGGTTTTCACAACCCATCTGGATTGGACATATCAGCCTTGTGCCATGTCACCTTTCCCTTAACCATGTCATCATCCATGTAAGAAACTTTCATCTCAAAGAAAAGAAGACTGACGTGTCCAGCCCAACTGGGCCGTGAAAACCTTTTAATATAATGTGACATGACATCTCCAATTGCCATGTCAGTTAAAATTGACTGAAAATCCACAAGTGAtcatttggtaaaaaaaaatcaataatatacaaattgaaacacaataattaaaataaaaaaatacccataatacagtgatttatgaaaaaaatttactcttCAAGATGGCGCATAAATGTATTAGCAAGCATGTAAACAGAAAAAGGACAAGCAAATGTGGGTAAGGGTTTCAATTATTCTATTTCTTCTCTAAAACGTGAAACATGATCATTGTACAATGAGAGATCACATCAAGACAGATGATCCTAGTCGAATAATTTATacgtttagtacttgcatgcatgcatacattcaCATCAAAATAACATAAAGAAGTGAAAAGGGAAAAGTCCAAGCAGGAGCAGTATCCAATGAAATGGATTTGTTTTGATGTTGTGATGCAGTTAATATGGCAGAAAATGAAGTTTTTGAATGATGTGAAAGAGGACCCAACTTGCACACAATCACATGAATAGACTGTTGTCTGATATGATATGTTGATGAGTTAGAAAATGAAATAGTCTACAAATCTTATCCAGATTTTCACGGTACGTATAATTGACTATTATTGTAAACAGTGCTGATTTAAAGTTTgtaacaaaatatcataatgtAATAGATATATGCTGCCTTGCCTGTCAATTAAGCATCAAATATAATGGTAAGACTCAGTTAACAAATTTAAGCTAGGTttcaaaacaaagaataaaatcaGAATCTACAAAATGATAGTTGGCTTGTAGCAGCTGTTTAAGTTTAGAAACAAAGTAATAACATTTAGTTTGATGTTGAGCAAaattaatttagtttaattacAATCTCTTTCATGGCATGACATGTTGGTTTCATCTTATAGAACACAACCTCCAAGGCAGTTTTCACTCTGATTaaaaggattaattttttttttaattttatttaatgagcCAACAATTATTTATGTAGCTTTTATTTACTGAAAACCAGTGACAACTAATATGtaaaaccattattttttttaaacatttaaaagaTATTATGGCTTGTCcacatctaaaaataaaattgaatatcGAAGAATTAAGTATTGCATTCATATTTATCTGTATAGATTTTATTTGTGAATGGTTTAAGCGTTATAATTAATGAATTTGTCCACATAACAACTTGCTAGGAGCTTTTGAAAtcttatacatatatgttatatgTTTATTTGAACAACCATGATTACCACACCAAACACATTATTCAAAGTTttttatgaaacaaatataaaattggTACCACTGACCTTTGAGTCATGTAGAGAATGGAGTAATCAATTTTCCTATAAAAAGAACTGTTCACATTATTCCAATCATCCTcctgttttggttttttattttatttttatttttattttctttcaacaCATCAGTTTTTCTAAGTGAGATAATATGACAGTCAATAAAAGGATTGATTTTTCTCACTTGATAACtcatgtataaaaatttaaactcaaaaccGTTATTTGAacaatttaaagttttagtaTTTGAACTAATCAGgaggtattttattttagatcaATGCAACCAATCCatgtaatatttattaattaaatttaattcaaaattttaaattaatattatatatgatactttttaaaatttatatttaaattaatttcagcGATTCATCACTTTATGaattaatcatgttttttttattgcattttcaaatattcaactcattttaattttaagtggaATTACTTGTAATGAGAAAGAAGGGAGTGGCGCCAGAGCAGTTAGTTTTAAAGCATCAGCACGTGCTAAGTAGGGTGGAGAAGCAGTCTAGGATAGTGAGAAATGCTATTCCCTCCGAAAATTTGGTCCGAAATTTTCAGCCGACTGACGTGGATGCTGATGTGGCATCCACGTCAGCATATTTTCTCTCTCTAGtgttaaacagaaaaaaaaaaaatgagaaaatcttTTAAACTTTcccaaattttcttctttctcaccGCCTCCTTCTCCGGAACGAAGCATTTCAGAGAAATGCCGTCTCGCCGTCTCCATTGACGCCGCCACACCATTGTCGACACTACCGTCGAGATCAACGACCTTCAAAACACTCGAAATTCGAAGAACTCCAACGCTGCACCGCCGCCGGCCACCGCGAGATCGAGAGCCATGGCCGCCGATTGCCGCTATGAGCTCTCCCAAGCCGCGTACATCAAGCTCGTCCCTTCACTCCCTCAAGCACCGGACCTACTCCGTCAATGGCTCCTCCTCGGCCGCGTCCGTGAGGATTCCCCCACCGCGCCGTCCGGATCGATGATCGTCGTCCCCCTTTCCCACTCCCACATCGGGCCTCCTCCCGACCCCGAGCTCGCCCTTATTCGGTACTCCTCTCCTCGCTCGATCCGAGTGATCGGGGTATCGAAGCTAGGGCTTCGACCATTTGATCTCTTTGATGTGTTTAGGGTGGAGGAACACTTTGAGGTCATGGGCATGAGTATCGTTGGGTATTACCACGCCAACGAAGCGGCACGATGATGCGGAGCTCGAGCAACGCCGCGAAGAAGATCGGGCGATCACATCTTCCGAGTACTTCCCACTGCTCAGTCCTATTGGTAAACATCTGCTCTTCCTGTTTTTGGATCTATTGTGGATGAAGCCATTGATAAATTTGAACCTTTTCCGTGGTTTTTGATGCCGCAGTTGGACAATAAGAAGCTCGCGGGGTTGCCCAAATCGAAGGCACGAGATCCTCGCTCTTCCGGTATTCTcgctttttatttgttaaagattatttttttcatgctaattttttttattcaattgaaTTAGTTCAATCAATGAGCTTCTTGTCTAATTGATATATAAACTTGGGTGCCATTGTGATTCATATCAAGTCCTCCCTCCTGCTACGTATTCTTTAATTCTTTGTAGTACTTTGGTATCTGAGTGACTACTAAAGTATGTGGTGTTCATTTCGACCAACTCGCCATTATCTTTCTTTGGGTCGAGGGGCATGTTTGGCTTTCCACTACTTAGTTATCAACTGATTTTGTTTGTTATCAATCTATTGATTCTTTTACATCGCAAATCAGttgtggtttgttgttgatgtaGCTTGTTTCAGTGGTTGATAGTGTGGATCAATGGCGGTGTCAATGTTTTTAGCATCGATGACTGATGTTAATCGGGCGTGTGTTTTTAGCCTTTGTTTATCTGTTGCAATTTATTTAGTATGATATGTATGTTTTGATGAAAGGGATCCGATTAAATCCACATGAAATTTGtggatgtttgtttttatggtaTCATTGCATTTGCAGCATTCATGTTATGTGTGGTAGTTTCACAACAAGatggttttatttaattgatagaTGTTGAACATAGGATATTTCAAACCATTTATGCTGGAGTGGTTCTTTAGTTTAAGtcatttgtgtttctttttcatcttgtcTCGACGCTTGAGAAGTGACTCTTATTGAAAACTGAAGGATGATATCTTACAACTGCTTTAGTTTGCcttttatgatgtttatttttgaaCTTGTGTTTGAAGATTCCCCATTGCATGATCATTCACTGAAATTTATTTACTTGTAGctgtctttttatttctttataattcatttttattcctAGAGATCCTTTCTTACATTACTTTGAGATGGACTTTTTCAGTACTCGCTGATTTGTGTTTCTTCGGAATGTGCATGTATATGTTGTGAAATAAAGGAGCACACATGCAGGTTTTGGTAACCTATGCACTATGTTAGTGATGTGTTATTGCATGCtaaattttatatgttgttGTATAGTTGCAAGATTTCCACCTCAGACTTGCACATAGTTTTCAGGCATTTGATCTCTTGCTCAAGATAACACTTACACAAGGACCTTCATGGAGCATGATATGGAAAGGAATCCCTCTTGTCTTAGTCTTCTTGAATACATATGGTGGATAAAGGTGGTTAAATTTACTTGTTTTAAGTTTGATGTACCAGAGGTAGTTAGATGTCAAAGTTATAATATGTTTGGGTTTGCATGTTGATGACTTATTGTGCAAGTAGTCATTTTGCATATAACCCATGTTCTTATTTATGTCATTTACATTCAGATTATTTTCAAGAGAATTTGGGCATGCAAACCACTATGTGATAGTGAATTCGGCGACTGTATACGTGAGAACTACTACACACTAAACAAGTTCCACTTTGGTCTTTCATTGAAACAGGTCTTTGTCCTTTCAAGTTTCAGCCTTTTATGAATCTGTGGCACAATCAATATTCTACTTTCAATTAACTAACGAATGTCATCATGTCTGTTTCTCTGTGCTGTAGGTTATGAGGCTACTTGGGTTGTTCAGTTTAAAAAAGATTAATGTAGGGGAACCACAGAATTTGATTAGTAAATCTAGTGTTGTTAAGACCAATCTATTGGAAAAGACGCATTGCTTGATACATAATATACTGCAAACTGATGCTTCACATTCTTTTGGAAACGACTCTTCATATGGTCATAATGCCAGGCCAATGTACTATGAACATCCTCCAGCTTCAGAAGATCAAATGCCTGTTGTTAAACATGAATATAGATTTCACCCATCAGTCCAATGTGCTTCTGAGGGGGAACTTCCAAATTTTACTCACACAGCTACTACGTGGCTTATCCAATATTATCTTGCACAGGGCATTGAAATGGAGCTAAGCAATCTGTTAAAGgatatttttcaacattaattGAGAtccaactaataaaataattaaacaaaaacaacacaaatcaACAAAATGAATAACACAAACAAGTTTTAACAATATTAAACAGATACAACAACACAAGCCCATATGCAAAATGAATAacacaaaacaacaacaaattgcAGAGTgaataacacaaacaacaaccaaCAATATTAGACAAGTATAACAACAAAACAATTCCAATTGCAAAATGAATAACACAAACaacacaaataataacaacaacaacaacaacaacacaagtGCATctgcaaaatgaaaacatcCTCACACAAATCAAAGGTCATCTAGAACATCCTCACACAATTGCCATTGTTATTTCCCACGCAAAATCAAATAAGTTGTGAATGATCAAcctaaaaaaatccattaaatattgaaaaattcagCAATTCATATGATTCAATGAGAACATCCTCACACCTGAATTAAAAATGGATATTGGCCCAAGAAATTGAATTTGATTCATGACCTATTGAAGTAGATGATCTAATTTCATTTGCAAGCATCTCTGCACTATCAATAGGTGTCGAATAGTTTGATGGTTGACCCTATCAcatataattcaattaaaaaaaatgtcttcaacattgtaataaataaaaaagcaattgtaataaaaagaggtatttcacatttttaaatACACGTGATGAACTATAATTTCCTCGCATTTTTGCCAATTGAAGCCATAGACATCCACATTCATCACATTTGGGAAAAAATTGGAAGTCACCTAATGAGGGAAATTGTTATCCAATTTATTATAACACCTCATGcaatactataataaaaaaatagatatagaaGAGTAGAACAAtaccacactttcttgagtgtgaatttcaatttgtgtatcatttttgcatttgtacattTCCCGTTGCTTGTTTTtacgaaaaaaatatattaattttagttcaaaaagattaaaaacactaagaaaaaattatgtaaaagtATAAATACCTATTTCTAATGATCATCTCTTCAACTttttgacttcttcctcttcGATGGTGGCCGGCCTTTACTACGCACTTTTTAAAGGAGTTAGGAACTTTGAAGATGTTGCTTGGTGGTGATCATGATCCTTTTCCAACAACATTGGTGGCATAACTTGGTTAGAGTGACTCTCCAAATAATTTGCATTATCCATGAGCTTCTCTATTGCATCATCCACACACTTCATCAAGaaactatatttttcaatggATTCTACTCCAATTTCAGCAGCCTTAGAAAAATGCGAGCACAATTTATTATACCGCACTTTTTGCTCACTAATTTGTGAATCTTCATAACAATTCTTCACATAAGTATGCCGGCGTTTAATATCCTTTCTCCAACGGGATAAAATATAttgagatggaatctctttgacattcctttcaataaaaactttgcatatatGCCTACAAACAATTCCTTTGAACTCAAACAAACGACATGTGCATTTAATATCAAACTCAAGCTCATTTTTGATAAACAAGTAAAAACCCACTTGCCGCTCGACTCTtccatctttttcctttttaaaaatgTCTGTCACTTGAAATATATTTCTTGCCCCGTCTGATCTGATAAATGTAAGATTGCAATATAGCATTCCTCTCAACTCATCTTGGAATAGcttaaaaatttcattggtataggcttcttgtagttgcttctcaaagaAACAATCAGTTAGCACTTGAAAGCTTGAGTTGAAAGTAGCAAAGTcagctttgttttctttctcaatcttaCTTTTTAATGCATTGTCATACTGCTCCACAAATTGCTTTAAGGATGTTGTTGGtccaacataaccatcaaagaaagcatttatgctttcacttctttgggTGGTAGACATTCCAGCCCAAAAAACACCTTTAACATATACAGGAGCCCAACGATGACGATTTTTATATAACAAATTCAGCCATTCATTTTTCCCGATATTGTAATCTTctatcatcttcaaccaaatattttcaaattcttgaatatcTATTGCCTCATAAACAATactcttcaaaatcttctttattGCCTTGTAATGGGTTAATCCTCCAAGCTTCTCTGGGATCTTCTTCATAATGTGCCAAAGACATAGTCGGTGATGAGAATTTGGGAAAACTGTCCTGATTGCACCTTGAATAGCCATACATTGATATGTAATTATTGCTTTTGGAGCCTTACCTGACATGCATTCcaaccaagttttaaacaaccaaatataGGTTTGTGTATCTTCTTTTGACAATAACCCGCATCCAAATAATATTGTTTGCCCATGATGGTTCACTCCAACAAAAGGAGCAAATggcatatcatatttatttgttaaatatgtcGTATCAAAAGATACAACATCACTAAAAGCTTCATATGCTGCTATAGACCTTGCGTCTGCCCAAAATACATTTCGTAACCGACCTTCTTCATCCATATcaaccaaatgaaaaaaattagaatttctctGTTGCATGCGTGAGAAATAATTGCCAAGTGCCTTTGCATCTCCCATTCCAAGCCTGAATTGCCTTGCTTTTGCAATGTAATTCCGACAATCCTTTTCAGTGTAGGTTAAATTTTCATATCCACCACTTTCAACAGCCAATGAATGAAAGTTTTTACTCAAGCCTATACCTGCTTGGTCATTTAAATCAAGCCTTTTTCTGACATatgcatccatttttttattacacctTTGGAAACGAGCCTTGTGCGGACTtagtgcatgattatgctccaaattaacacttgATATGGTAAAACACCCATTGTTAccaacaataatatttattttggcttCGCAATTTGTTTTAGTAGATAACCTTGGGTTGAAAACACTTTTTGCAGTAGATATTCTTTTGCCACCTCTTACACATGAAAGTGCATAATACTTTAATTTCCCATCATCTCCgacttttgtacttttttttgcAATACCAAAACCTTCTTGTCGAGCATATTCAACATAGAGactataaacttcttcttcagaattaAAAACCATTCCTGCCTTGGGAATAACCTTTTCAAGTAGTGGCCTCTCAAACTCTAccattttctctttctctttgttggtTATTTCTGTGTTAGAAGATCCAACTTCTTTCCCATTCTTCATTTGTTCGGAGGATTGAAATTCCAACTCTACCATAATGTTTTTTTGATTTGGATCTATAATAgataagaaacaactaaaaaaataaatataatgtaaacTACATGTGGTATATGaaagatatttaaatttataacaaacaaCATAAATTACCATTGAAATTATCATTACAtgtttcaaatcaaacaaaaaattataattgaaaacCTATACTCACAAattagatttgaaaatttatcttTGTAATAGATAAGGATAAGAAtaaactacaaaaaaataaaagaaaaaaaattataggttcTACATCAATGCTAAAATGCTTaacataatgaaattaaaatgatgGAAAGAATTAGGGTGAAACATGCACCACCAGCTAACTATAATACGAACTAAACATGCATAAGAGTAATTCAGCAactacaaatcaaataaaacataagaaacagaATAATAATCAAGACCCAAAGCATGTCATACATGCAATTTGTCAAACTTCGACATGATTATCCTTCAAAAAGACCATATACtgactctcttcttctttttatttttttcttttgaaccaCGTAAAAAACATTACATAAACATTGTTGAAAATAAAACTGCTGGTACAGAGCTCAATATTTTACATTGCCAACACCAATCTCAATCCACAAACACAAGATTACAATGTCCAAGATGATTGCAATTCACATTACTAagcaaacaaaaataacatgagTCCCACTTTACACAATAGAAGtatgtttaatataatattaaccTCCTAAACCTCATGAATTAAAAGTTATTGTTTATTAAGGAAAAACACCATATATAGGCTCTCCTCGtatgataaaaacaaacaaaaaaatgaaaaaaagatagATCTTGGTTctcacaacaacaacatgaacatgaaccacaagagaaaaacacaacaacattCCATCTATGCAAGCTAACAAACATTTTTGGAAATTATTACTTCAGGATAAAGATaggaacaaacaaaaaacaaagatatatatgtatgtataccaGCTAAGACTGAGAAATTTAGAGCTTCACGACTGTTGCGACGTCGGCAGTGGTTGTGCAAGTGGCTTTAGGCGAGACGGCGACGAAGGGCTTCGCGACGGCGAATGGTGTGCGGGTGGCGGCAGCCGAGAAGGTGGGGAAAGGCTTCACGGCGGTGACGGTAGCGATATCGACAGTGGTGTGCCGGCGGCGTCAATCGAGATGGCGAGGAAGGGCTTCGTTTCGGAGAGGGAGACGtcgaggaagaagatgatacGGGAAAGAGTAGAATGCCGGCGGCGTCAATGGTGTGCGACGGTAGTGTCGACAATGGTGTGGCGGCGTCAATGGAGACGGCGAGACGACATTTCTCTGAAATGCTTCATTCCGGAGAAGGAGGCggtgagaaagaagaaaatttgggAAAGTTTAAaagattttctcatttttttttttctgtttaacaCTAGAGAGAGAAAATATGCTGACGTGGATGCCACATCAGCATCCACGTCAGTCGGCTGAAAATTTCGGACCAAATTTTCGGAGGGAATAGCATTTCTCTAAGGTTTAAGTAACCAATGAAGAGGCAAATAACGAGATGATGTGGAGCAGAGGTAGCAGGGAGCGTAAGGCCAACACACACCTCAAGGAATTCGTTAGAGGATGACAATGTGGCAAATGAGAAAAAGGCAAGGCACGTGAAGGAGCTAAAGGTGGTAATGCCAAGCTGGAAAGGGagataaaaaggaaagaacGGGAAGGAAAAAGGCAAGCAAGAAAGATTGAAGAAGAAGGCTCATTCTCTGGTTTCTCCTGTGATCGGCGGCAGAAGGGACCCTTTTCCTAGTtatcttattgtttttcatagtATTTTCTTCTGATCTATTACTCTACATactttgtttgttattttgataTTGAATGATGGACTTCTGTGGATTTATTGCTTGATTACTCAATATAACTAGGAATATTATGCTGGAGTGATTGTGTCTGCAAAGAAGAATTAATAGTTGATTGAACTACTAAGATTATTGGGataattttattacatattttggtgctttcattgataTTGAGCTATTGACTATGGCGGAATGAACTAGATTGAAGGATCTAGCTGC includes the following:
- the LOC120267337 gene encoding protein FAR1-RELATED SEQUENCE 5-like, which encodes MKNGKEVGSSNTEITNKEKEKMVEFERPLLEKVIPKAGMVFNSEEEVYSLYVEYARQEGFGIAKKSTKVGDDGKLKYYALSCVRGGKRISTAKSVFNPRLSTKTNCEAKINIIVGNNGCFTISSVNLEHNHALSPHKARFQRCNKKMDAYVRKRLDLNDQAGIGLSKNFHSLAVESGGYENLTYTEKDCRNYIAKARQFRLGMGDAKALGNYFSRMQQRNSNFFHLVDMDEEGRLRNVFWADARSIAAYEAFSDVVSFDTTYLTNKYDMPFAPFVGVNHHGQTILFGCGLLSKEDTQTYIWLFNELEFDIKCTCRLFEFKGIVCRHICKVFIERNVKEIPSQYILSRWRKDIKRRHTYVKNCYEDSQISEQKVRYNKLCSHFSKAAEIGVESIEKYSFLMKCVDDAIEKLMDNANYLESHSNQVMPPMLLEKDHDHHQATSSKFLTPLKSA